One window of the Arthrobacter sp. D5-1 genome contains the following:
- a CDS encoding prepilin peptidase gives MTDGPAFPLIIALAGLLLSPAAEWLISVRLPRLGGPPSPRVRITTAAVTSLLFGLLAWRFDASWELPAFLFLALLGVQLSRIDFALHLLPNALVVILLGGGLLLLTASAALAPGWPELFRALAGAAILFSGYLILGLLSPGSIGMGDVKLAAPLGLYLGYLDWQQVLFGGLLGFVVGGVLTVLMLRLRRAEKPTESAHGPAMVIAALGVALVMN, from the coding sequence ATGACCGACGGGCCCGCCTTTCCACTCATTATCGCCCTCGCGGGCCTCCTCCTGAGCCCTGCTGCAGAGTGGCTCATCTCAGTGCGGCTGCCTCGGCTCGGCGGACCCCCTTCCCCGAGGGTCCGGATCACGACGGCGGCTGTCACCTCGCTGCTGTTTGGCTTGCTCGCGTGGCGGTTTGACGCTTCATGGGAATTGCCGGCATTTCTTTTCCTGGCATTACTTGGAGTGCAACTGTCACGCATCGACTTTGCCCTCCATTTGCTGCCCAACGCCCTCGTCGTGATCCTCCTCGGAGGTGGGCTGCTGCTCCTGACGGCATCCGCAGCCCTTGCCCCGGGATGGCCGGAGCTGTTCCGGGCCCTCGCCGGCGCAGCCATTCTGTTCAGTGGCTACTTAATTCTTGGACTTCTTTCGCCGGGAAGCATCGGAATGGGCGATGTGAAGCTCGCAGCACCCCTGGGGCTGTACTTGGGGTACTTGGATTGGCAGCAAGTACTCTTCGGGGGACTACTGGGATTCGTGGTGGGCGGGGTGCTCACGGTACTGATGTTGCGCCTGCGACGCGCGGAAAAACCCACAGAATCAGCCCATGGCCCGGCAATGGTCATCGCCGCCCTTGGCGTTGCCCTGGTCATGAACTGA
- the rpsI gene encoding 30S ribosomal protein S9, whose amino-acid sequence MAQNEELTAEAVEAEETLTSYTSESTSGEDAPKKERPALTVAGAAVGRRKEAVARVRVVPGSGKWTINGRTLDNYFPNKLHQQDVNEPFKILDLEGAYDVIARIHGGGISGQAGALRLGVARSLNEIDVDNNRATLKKAGYLRRDARVIERKKAGLKKARKAQQYSKR is encoded by the coding sequence GTGGCTCAGAACGAAGAACTGACCGCCGAAGCCGTCGAGGCTGAGGAAACCCTCACCAGCTACACCTCTGAAAGCACATCTGGTGAAGATGCGCCCAAGAAGGAACGCCCGGCACTGACCGTTGCCGGCGCAGCTGTTGGCCGCCGCAAGGAAGCCGTTGCGCGCGTTCGCGTTGTACCGGGTTCCGGCAAGTGGACCATTAACGGCCGCACGCTGGACAACTACTTCCCGAACAAGCTGCACCAGCAGGATGTCAACGAGCCCTTCAAGATCCTTGATCTCGAAGGCGCTTACGACGTCATCGCCCGTATCCACGGCGGTGGCATCTCCGGCCAGGCCGGTGCACTGCGTCTCGGTGTTGCTCGCTCGCTGAACGAGATCGACGTCGACAACAACCGCGCCACCCTCAAGAAGGCCGGTTACCTGCGCCGTGACGCCCGCGTCATCGAGCGTAAGAAGGCTGGTCTCAAGAAGGCACGCAAGGCTCAGCAGTACTCCAAGCGTTAA
- the rplM gene encoding 50S ribosomal protein L13, with the protein MRTYTPKPGDINRQWHVIDATDVVLGRLASQTATLLRGKHKPTFASHMDMGDFVIIINAEKVALTGAKLEQKRAYRHSGYPGGLTSVNYAELLESNPVRAVEKAIKGMLPKNSLAAQQLGKLKVYAGPEHPHAAQQPKTFEITQVAQ; encoded by the coding sequence GTGCGTACGTACACCCCGAAGCCCGGCGATATCAACCGCCAGTGGCACGTCATTGACGCCACCGACGTTGTCCTTGGTCGTCTTGCCAGCCAGACCGCAACACTGCTGCGCGGAAAGCACAAGCCGACCTTTGCGTCCCACATGGACATGGGCGACTTCGTCATCATCATCAACGCTGAAAAGGTTGCCCTCACCGGCGCCAAGCTGGAGCAGAAGCGCGCATACCGCCACTCCGGTTACCCGGGCGGCCTGACCTCCGTCAACTACGCCGAGCTGTTGGAATCCAACCCGGTTCGCGCTGTTGAGAAGGCCATCAAGGGCATGCTCCCCAAGAACTCCCTCGCCGCTCAGCAGCTGGGCAAGCTCAAGGTCTACGCAGGCCCCGAGCACCCCCACGCCGCTCAGCAGCCGAAGACTTTCGAAATCACCCAGGTCGCCCAGTAG